Proteins encoded by one window of Girardinichthys multiradiatus isolate DD_20200921_A chromosome 14, DD_fGirMul_XY1, whole genome shotgun sequence:
- the LOC124880100 gene encoding obscurin-like has translation MGHTLLCVLPLPFLSLLLCCGDIQAWLPLLTVSPSWLSPGASVNLSCRVKAPSPGWVFYWYEAVPDLLSKNYKYKLLPDSINGIVEDFYIIYGQRHTAGYACRAGRGNPEYLTDYSEPKFVWSADSHPEASLTVRPDREKLFTLDFVQMNCQGNLAGWRVRKFEITGYSTYLTDCSSWGTMTGSSCTVNRSWSSNAVYWCESGSGDFSNAVNVTLHKPESVLTVSPSWLSPGASVTLSCKVGPPSAEWRFYWFKAVPDPSHRKYKYEVLPDSISGTVQDAYIIHGQKHTAGYACRATRRNPEYSTDYSEPKFAWSRDSHPAASLSISPHKEKHFNIDNVNLNCQGNSVKWRVRFELPGNKTDLSYCSNWGTMTGSSCTIKSHRSHRAVYWCESETGQFSNAVNITIQTPQSVLAVSPSWLSPGASVTLSCEVKHPSAGWRFYWYKTVPDPSNSFYRYDLLPDSINVTVEDSYIIQGQRHTAAYSCRAGRGNPEYLTDYSEPKFVWSAESHPASSLTVSPDREQHFTSESVTLNCGVNSAEWRVRRFTDVWSDLSYCSDWGKMTASSCTINSDWYCKAVYWCESGSGEFSNAVNTTVHNGDLLLVSPIYPVTERASVSLSCRLRGQNTVSNVIFYHNDKMVQNDSRGELNISAVYQSDEGFYKCEHSGKVSPQSWMAVQAASRPGSSSLPLSLVFGPVSGVVLVILLLLLCRYKQSRDSASLRPSEDPGNGLHECQHVTYAHVDFKHFENKRRQDGPETVTIYSHVKTGAAGTVSSNIQCLP, from the exons ATGGGCCACACTTTGCTCTGTGTGCTGCCCTTACCAT TTCTTAGTTTACTGCTTTGCTGTGGAGACATTCAAG CATGGCTTCCTCTCCTGACTGTGTCTCCATCATGGCTGAGTCCTGGAGCCTCAGTCAATCTAAGCTGTAGGGTTAAAGCTCCATCTCCAGGTTGGGTGTTCTACTGGTATGAAGCTGTTCCTGATTTACTGAGCAAGAACTATAAATATAAGCTGCTGCCTGATAGCATCAATGGGATTGTAGAGGACTTCTACATCATCTATGGACAGAGACACACAGCAGGATATGCATGTAGAGCTGGAAGAGGAAACCCAGAATATTTAACTGATTACAGTGAACCAAAGTTTGTCTGGTCTGCAG ATTCTCATCCAGAAGCTTCTCTCACAGTGAGACCTGACAGAGAAAAACTTTTCACCTTAGATTTTGTCCAGATGAACTGTCAGGGAAACCTTGCTGGGTGGAGAGTGAGAAAGTTTGAAATAACTGGATATTCAACATATTTAACAGACTGCTCCAGTTGGGGGACAATGACTGGATCCTCATGTACTGTTAACAGGTCCTGGTCCAGTAATGCAGTGTACTGGTGTGAGTCTGGATCAGGAGATTTTAGCAATGCAGTCAACGTCACTTTACACA AGCCAGAGTCTGTCCTAACTGTGTCTCCATCATGGCTGAGTCCTGGAGCCTCAGTAACTCTAAGCTGTAAAGTTGGTCCTCCATCTGCTGAATGGAGGTTCTACTGGTTTAAGGCTGTCCCTGATCCTTCACACAGAAAGTACAAATACGAGGTTTTACCTGATAGCATCAGTGGGACTGTACAGGACGCCTACATCATTCATGGACAGAAACACACAGCAGGATATGCATGTAGAGCTACAAGAAGAAACCCAGAGTATTCAACTGATTACAGTGAACCAAAGTTTGCTTGGTCCAGAG ATTCTCATCCAGCAGCATCTCTCAGCATTAGTcctcacaaagaaaaacatttcaatataGATAATGTCAATTTAAATTGTCAGGGAAACTCTGTTAAGTGGAGAGTGAGGTTTGAACTACCTGGAAATAAAACTGATCTATCTTACTGTTCCAACTGGGGGACAATGACTGGATCCTCATGCACCATTAAAAGCCACAGGTCCCACAGAGCAGTGTACTGGTGTGAGTCTGAAACAGGACAGTTCAGCAATGCAGTCAACATCACCATACAGA CACCACAGTCTGTCCTGGCTGTGTCTCCATCATGGCTGAGTCCTGGAGCCTCAGTAACTCTGAGCTGTGAGGTTAAACATCCATCAGCAGGATGGAGGTTCTACTGGTATAAAACTGTTCCTGATCCATCTAACAGCTTCTACAGATATGATCTGCTGCCTGACAGCATCAATGTGACTGTAGAGGACTCCTACATCATTCAAGGACAGAGACACACAGCAGCATATTCATGTAGAGCTGGAAGAGGAAACCCAGAGTATTTAACTGATTACAGTGAACCAAAGTTTGTCTGGTCTGCAG AGTCTCATCCTGCATCGTCTCTCACAGTGAGTCCTGACAGAGAGCAACACTTCACCTCTGAGTCTGTAACCCTGAACTGTGGAGTAAACTCTGCTGAGTGGAGAGTGAGGAGGTTTACAGATGTCTGGTCAGATCTGTCCTACTGCTCTGACTGGGGGAAAATGACTGCATCCTCATGTACCATAAACAGTGACTGGTACTGTAAAGCAGTGTACTGGTGTGAGTCTGGATCAGGAGAGTTCAGCAATGCAGTCAACACCACAGTACACA ATGGAGATCTTCTCCTGGTGAGCCCCATCTATCCTGTGACTGAGAGAGCTTCTGTCAGTCTGAGCTGCAGACTGAGAGGACAAAACACAGTTTCTAATGTGATTTTCTATCACAATGACAAAATGGTACAAAATGACAGCAGAGGGGAGCTGAACATCTCTGCAGTGTATCAGTCAGATGAAGGTTTTTACAAGTGTGAACATTCAGGAAAGGTTTCACCACAGAGCTGGATGGCAGTTCAAG ctgcatccagacctggaagctcTTCACTTCCTTTGTCGTTGGTTTTTGGACCAGTCAGTGGAGTGGTCCTAGTTATTCTCCTGCTCCTTCTGTGTCGCTACAAGCAGTCCAGAG ACTCTGCTAGCCTGAGACCCTCTGAAGACCCTGGAAATG GTCTACATGAATGTCAGCATGTCACTTATGCTCAcgttgattttaaacattttgaaaataaga GGAGGCAGGATGGACCAGAGACGGTCACCATTTACTCTCATGTGAAGACAGGAGCGGCTGGAACAGTCAGCAGCAACATTCAGTGCTTACCATAA